The genomic window GTTAACCGGATCAGCACATTAATTTATAAAGCGAAAGGCGCATTGTTATGGCATACGATCAGGAATTAGCCGTCCGCATTCGCGGAATACTCGGTAACAAAAAAATTCGTTTCGAAGAAAAAGAAATGATGGGCGGCGCATGTTATTTAGTAAAGAAGAAAATGTGCGTTGGCATTATCAAAGACGATCTTATGGTTCGTCTCGATCCCGATATGTACGCCGAAGCGCTGATGCGCAAAGGATGTAGGGAGATGAATTTTACCGGCAAACCGATGAAAGGGTATGTAATGGTGGAACCCGCAGGCATGAAGAACGACAAGGAACTCGGATCGTGGATACAACTTGCGCTGGATTTCAATCCGAAGGCCAAAGCGAGTAAGAAGAAAAAGAAAAAACCCAAGTAAAGGAATCGGTAATTGGCGTTTCAGAAAGGATAGAACGAACGCTAAACAGACTCTCGGCGGATGTCATTCTGTAAGAATCTTTTTTGAATCGGTGATATTACTTTACTCAAAAAGATTCTTTCAGAATGACAGTGTTTTTTGTTTTCATATTGTAACGTGAAGAAACCATTGACAAATCGCATTTCAAGCCTTACCTTTTTCTAGTCTATTCATCTCAGTAAATCGTATTCTCAAAAAAAATACCGCCGGATCCTCCGGCACATTATTCATCACTAAATGAGGAGAATGCCATGGTTTCCATCTTATCGCTCTGGCTGCCGATCCTGCTGTCCGCAGTGGCCGTATTTATTGTCAGTTCGATCATCCATATGTTCCTTCACTGGCATAAAGGCGAATATCCGAAACTAGCGAATGAGGAGCAGGTGATGGACACGCTTCGTCCTATGAATCTGAAGCCCGGCGATTATATGGTGCCTAGAGCGGCGAGCATGGAAGATATGAAATCGGAGGCGTTTGCTGACAAGATGAAAAAAGGCCCGGTGCTGATCATGACGGTGCTTCCGAATGGGACTCCTTCGATGAGCGGAAATTTAATACAATGGTTTTTATACTCGTTGGTCATCGGAGTTTTTGCTGCATACGTGGCCGGGCGCGCGCTGACTGCAGATGCAACGTATCTTCAGGTTTTCCGCTTTGCCGGTGTCACGGCATTTCTGGGTTATTCGGCAGCGCTTTGGCAGATGTCTATTTGGTATAAACGGTCATGGACAACGACAATCATGGCCACCGTAGACGGTTTCATCTATGCGCTCGTGACAGCAGGCGTGTTCGGATGGCTTTGGCCGTAGGGTGGAAATAACAAATGTTTCGGTCTTATGTATTTGAGATTTGATTGTGATTTGTGTTTTGGAATTTGGGATTTAAAATATTGGTGATTTGTGTTTTGGAATTTGGGATTTAAAATATTAGTAATTTGTGTTTTTGAAATTTGGAATTTAGTACACTATGAAATTCGATCTGAACCAAGCTATTGAAATACTCGAGCGAACGCCGAAGATCATGGAATCCATGCTCTCAGGCCTTTCGGACGAATGGATCATGAACAATGAAGGCGAAGGCACCTGGTGTCCGTTTGACATCATCGGCCATCTCATTCACGGCGAAAAAACAGACTGGGTTCCACGAATGGAAATTATACTCTCCGATCAAACGGATAAGCGCTTCGAACCTTTTGACCGCTTCGCGCAATTCCAGTCCAGCGAAGGAAAGAACCTCTTACAGTTATTAGTGGAATTCAAAACGCTTCGGGCGGCAAATCTCGAGGACCTCCGGTCGAAGCGCTTGACCGCGAATGATCTCCAAAAAACAGGCGTTCATCCGGCATTCGGTGCGGTGACGCTCGGACAGCTGATTTCCACCTGGGCCGTGCACGACCTGACGCATATCACGCAGATCGCGCGGGTTATGGCGAAACAATATAAAGATGAGGTCGGCCCGTGGGTGGAATACCTGCGTGTGCTTCAGTCTTAGGCCGAGTCGTGGAATACCTGTGTGTGCTGCAATACTGAGATCAGATGATCAGAAACCTTCAGTTTATTGCTCTTAATACCCGGCGCGGCAATTTTTATTTTCCCACTTGCGGATGATGCTAATTCCGGACACAAACCTTGAAGGTTTGCCGCGCAGCCTTAGGAAATTTCATTTGACAAATACCCCGCCTCAGAGTACATTCCTCCGTCTATCAACGTTCTTTCTATCGTAGGATTTCTCGTCATGATCAATTTTAATAAGAAAATATTGAATAAACGCGATTGTATATTGTCACAAATGATTGCGTGTGCACGCAGTTTCGGTTATAGAGAAAGATCTGTGCCATCAGCGCGTCATGAAAATGAACGGTGTAAAATATGGGTAACGGCAAGGAACCTCCTGATCGGCAGGAATATCTCACAGAACGAAAATTATTAATAGAATTAGAATCAACTGCGGCCTCGACTTTTGATAAGGCCATGTTGACGCTTTCTGCGGGCGCGATAGGATTGTCTATCACATTTACAGAAAAAATTGCATCTAACCCTATCTGTAAGGAATTTTTATACACGTCTTGGTGCTTCTTACTTGTATCATTGTTGGCAATACTTTCATCATTCATAACCAGCCAACATGCACTGAGAGAGCAACGGGATAATTTAGATGGCAGGTATAATGAAATGGATTTTAAAGAAAAAACGACGTTTGCAATGGTAACAAATATACTCAACTGGCTTTCCATCTCTACGTTTACTATCGGCATCATATTTCTGATTATTTTTGCTATAAAGAATTATAAGAATTAAGGAGGCATCATGGCATCTGAGGAGAAAAAAGAAAATAATAAACTAAATGTTATGTCTGACGACCCAAACCTGAAAATGGGATTGGTTCCACCTAAGCAGCCTGCAAATAACATAGTGGAGAAGCCAGTTGAAAATAAACCAGTGGAAAACCAGCCAACACAGGAAAAACAGTCGGAAGAATAGAAGATATACTCTGAGGTATAACAAGCGGCTTCCTTGTACGCTGTGCGACACTTTTTGATTTTACGAAAGAGATTGTGGGGCGTCGCTCGCCAGTAGCTCGCTCACGGTTTGAGTATGTTCTTAATTAATTGTATTTTTCCCCGCGTGCGAGCTACTGCGTGTAGCCGCCGGGCGCTATGTGCCATGTCGCCTAACCAAGAAGACCTTTATATGAATATCGATAATCTTATAATCACTTTAAATCAAGACGCTGATCAAATTGCTTCATATTGCAAAACTTTAACCTCTCCTGAAATAAAAGTTATAACATTAGACATTTTTGTAATCGGTTCTGGTCAACGAACGATATATTTAATTGATGGTTTTCTTGATTCAATATTGAAAGGTAACTTTGTTTGTACTGCTCCCATTATTAGAATGAACCTCGATACTCTTCTCAGAATAATATTCATCATGAAGCATGGGACGGAAGAAATACTTTCACAATTTGTTGAAGGTAAGGCTTTTCGAAATATTAAAGATCAAGACGGTCGCAAATTGACCGATCAGAGACTACGAGAGTACGCGCGACCCCATTACAAGTGGATAGATCCAGTTTACGAACAAACTTCTGATTTTGTTCATTTGTCGAGCCGCCACTTCTATTCACACGTTACAATTGTAAATAGCGACATTAGCAATATACACTTTCGATATGGAAGACCAGCAATTGAGTGGATGAAAAAAGAAGATGTGTTTGAACATTGTGC from bacterium includes these protein-coding regions:
- a CDS encoding TfoX/Sxy family protein — encoded protein: MAYDQELAVRIRGILGNKKIRFEEKEMMGGACYLVKKKMCVGIIKDDLMVRLDPDMYAEALMRKGCREMNFTGKPMKGYVMVEPAGMKNDKELGSWIQLALDFNPKAKASKKKKKKPK
- a CDS encoding DinB family protein, with translation MKFDLNQAIEILERTPKIMESMLSGLSDEWIMNNEGEGTWCPFDIIGHLIHGEKTDWVPRMEIILSDQTDKRFEPFDRFAQFQSSEGKNLLQLLVEFKTLRAANLEDLRSKRLTANDLQKTGVHPAFGAVTLGQLISTWAVHDLTHITQIARVMAKQYKDEVGPWVEYLRVLQS